From one Phocaeicola salanitronis DSM 18170 genomic stretch:
- a CDS encoding imelysin family protein produces MKKYFKLPLYAVMTAFLAMGTVACDDEENTGGTDSGELSPREAALKEIVNDYTTKTVIPTYEALADASVELHTACMAMYNAGVGNVTTDQVRTAGEAWKKAREYWERSEAWLYGPAGDYNVDPHIDSWPLDQIALDALLANETEMAKMDVNGVYISSQDYGLLGFHALEYMLFAIEGSGMSQTSVPHSTDYTAQELSYIAGVAGDLRNHCIFLEAAWVGEDNISSAKQQALADVRNEAQFAANNVSIQRVLQDLANGLCYADEMNNPAEGGGNDFVNYLQAVQSLAGEDGIQNIANEVGNIKIGNPTGMGAGDEYEYDPDYIESPYSLNSINDFLGNIISIENAYRGIQTSKSYNSGVTYAQPVEHSLSSYVASLDADLDTRVIAAIDNAYNAIDQMEEPFVVTCAQGGAYTEINRNAITACRELNDIFDEVLALIREQR; encoded by the coding sequence ATGAAAAAGTATTTTAAACTTCCGCTTTATGCGGTTATGACTGCCTTTTTGGCAATGGGAACGGTAGCTTGCGATGATGAAGAGAATACAGGAGGAACTGATTCTGGTGAACTCTCTCCTCGTGAAGCTGCCCTCAAGGAAATAGTTAACGACTATACCACGAAAACGGTCATCCCTACTTACGAAGCCTTGGCAGATGCTTCCGTAGAATTGCATACGGCTTGTATGGCTATGTATAATGCAGGAGTAGGAAATGTAACGACCGACCAAGTAAGAACGGCTGGCGAAGCATGGAAAAAAGCTCGTGAATATTGGGAACGCAGTGAAGCGTGGCTGTATGGACCTGCAGGTGACTATAATGTAGACCCGCACATTGACTCATGGCCACTCGACCAAATCGCACTTGACGCTTTGCTTGCCAATGAAACTGAAATGGCAAAGATGGATGTAAACGGTGTGTATATTTCTTCGCAGGACTATGGTTTGCTGGGCTTCCATGCGTTGGAATACATGTTGTTCGCTATCGAAGGAAGTGGCATGAGCCAGACCTCAGTACCTCATTCAACTGATTATACGGCACAGGAACTGAGTTATATTGCCGGTGTGGCAGGAGACTTGCGCAACCATTGTATCTTCTTGGAAGCAGCTTGGGTAGGCGAAGATAATATTAGCAGTGCGAAACAACAGGCCTTGGCAGATGTACGCAATGAGGCTCAGTTTGCCGCAAACAATGTGTCTATCCAACGTGTGTTGCAAGACCTTGCCAACGGGCTTTGTTATGCTGACGAGATGAATAATCCTGCAGAAGGAGGTGGAAACGACTTTGTAAACTACTTGCAAGCTGTTCAATCATTGGCAGGAGAAGACGGCATACAAAACATCGCCAATGAAGTAGGGAACATCAAGATTGGTAATCCTACCGGTATGGGAGCAGGCGATGAATACGAATACGACCCTGACTATATCGAATCGCCTTATAGCTTGAATTCCATCAATGACTTTTTGGGCAATATTATTTCAATAGAGAATGCTTACAGAGGAATACAAACTTCGAAGAGCTACAACAGCGGTGTAACCTATGCCCAACCGGTAGAACATTCGTTGAGCAGCTATGTGGCTTCGCTTGATGCCGATTTAGACACAAGGGTCATAGCCGCCATCGACAATGCTTATAATGCCATCGACCAAATGGAAGAACCGTTTGTTGTCACTTGTGCGCAAGGAGGTGCGTACACGGAGATTAACCGTAATGCCATTACCGCTTGCCGGGAACTGAATGACATTTTTGATGAAGTGCTCGCCCTTATTCGTGAACAACGATAA
- a CDS encoding DNA alkylation repair protein: MEEYRLEGLTIKEHLLRLAEQGNKKFTESLNPGVEHVLGIRVPHLRQLAARIAKADWETYLDTADTYYMEERMLHGMVLGCIRPDADIEVYLHRVTRFVWNINSWSVCDTFKFGGGKRFVETNKERLWEYLKTWMQAEGEYEIRFGVVMAMQLFIDEEHIGELLSLYNAIRHEGYYVRMGVAWAISVCFVKFPQQTMAYLQQNSLDDFTYNKALQKIVESYRVDAATKDVIRSMKRK, from the coding sequence ATGGAAGAATACAGACTCGAAGGCTTGACCATCAAAGAGCATCTGCTCCGGTTGGCAGAGCAGGGAAACAAAAAGTTTACCGAAAGCCTGAATCCGGGCGTGGAACATGTGTTGGGCATCCGTGTGCCCCACTTGCGCCAGCTGGCGGCACGCATCGCCAAAGCCGATTGGGAAACTTACCTCGATACCGCCGACACCTATTATATGGAAGAGCGGATGTTGCATGGAATGGTATTGGGCTGCATCCGTCCCGATGCCGACATCGAGGTGTACCTGCACCGAGTGACCCGTTTTGTATGGAACATCAACAGCTGGTCGGTGTGCGACACGTTCAAGTTCGGAGGAGGAAAGCGGTTCGTCGAAACGAACAAAGAACGGCTGTGGGAGTACCTGAAGACTTGGATGCAAGCCGAGGGCGAGTATGAAATCCGTTTCGGAGTGGTGATGGCGATGCAACTCTTCATCGACGAGGAGCACATCGGCGAACTTCTCTCCTTATATAATGCCATCCGCCACGAAGGCTATTACGTACGGATGGGAGTGGCATGGGCAATATCGGTCTGCTTCGTGAAATTCCCCCAACAGACGATGGCATACCTGCAACAAAATTCGTTGGACGACTTCACTTACAACAAGGCATTACAGAAAATCGTAGAGTCGTACCGGGTAGATGCCGCCACAAAAGACGTGATACGAAGTATGAAAAGGAAATGA
- a CDS encoding DUF4199 domain-containing protein: MTTDRPVSIQEQAMRFGTYMGVFWIIKFIFLPLGFSFPLLQLCFVLCTLFVPVLGYLYTRKFRNTCCGGTVSFSRAFLFTVCMYIFAAMLTAVAHYIYFQFIDQGFLMDMYRQQLNETMQMVQGDLANSMEQIMIAFDTVAALTPIQLTFQLISQNVFYGIVLSLPTALLTMRYKK, from the coding sequence ATGACAACAGATAGACCAGTCTCCATTCAAGAGCAAGCGATGAGGTTCGGCACCTACATGGGCGTTTTTTGGATTATCAAATTCATCTTCCTCCCATTAGGGTTCAGTTTTCCTTTGCTGCAACTATGCTTCGTCCTCTGCACCCTCTTCGTTCCGGTTTTAGGGTATTTGTACACACGGAAGTTCAGAAACACCTGTTGTGGAGGAACGGTTTCTTTTTCACGCGCCTTTCTTTTTACGGTATGCATGTACATTTTTGCGGCGATGCTGACGGCTGTAGCCCATTATATATACTTCCAGTTCATCGACCAGGGGTTCCTGATGGACATGTACCGCCAGCAACTGAACGAAACGATGCAAATGGTGCAGGGCGACCTTGCCAATTCAATGGAGCAGATAATGATTGCATTCGACACGGTGGCAGCACTTACGCCTATCCAACTTACGTTCCAGCTTATTTCGCAAAACGTGTTTTACGGCATCGT